The following are from one region of the Salicibibacter kimchii genome:
- a CDS encoding nuclease-related domain-containing protein, translating into MPENGSWTVGWKKTYPLIVSLSTTYCSKQNRNLFQLDTLVIFQEKLFILDAKHNAGDFYIDDDKWKIISGTEIQDLLLQMKRSMTLLRKLLRMNIPIASYLIFTNSEFYLYNDSPDLPAVFPTQMPRFLKKLNSQRSRIGVKEKKIAEQLLALHKHDNPHMCVPEYDYDRLEKGVVCGACCSFMVYKGRNVYVPHVE; encoded by the coding sequence TTGCCGGAGAACGGATCATGGACGGTTGGCTGGAAGAAGACTTATCCGCTGATTGTCTCGTTATCAACGACCTATTGCTCGAAACAGAACCGTAATCTTTTTCAACTCGATACGCTGGTTATTTTTCAAGAAAAGCTTTTTATTTTGGACGCCAAGCACAATGCCGGAGATTTTTATATCGACGACGACAAGTGGAAGATAATTTCCGGCACCGAAATTCAAGATCTCTTGCTCCAAATGAAACGGAGCATGACCCTCCTGCGCAAACTGCTGCGAATGAACATTCCGATTGCATCCTACCTGATTTTTACAAATTCCGAATTTTACCTGTACAATGATTCCCCGGATTTACCTGCCGTTTTTCCAACCCAAATGCCTCGATTTTTGAAAAAATTAAACAGCCAGCGCTCGCGCATTGGCGTGAAAGAGAAGAAAATCGCTGAGCAGCTACTCGCATTGCATAAGCATGATAACCCGCATATGTGTGTGCCCGAGTATGATTACGATCGATTGGAAAAAGGTGTGGTTTGCGGAGCGTGTTGCTCATTCATGGTATACAAGGGAAGAAATGTATATGTCCCTCATGTGGAATAG
- a CDS encoding ArsR/SmtB family transcription factor: MRSLDEETLFVVSQTFKALADPTRIRILHLLAEEECSVSTIVERLSLSQSTVSHQLRFLKNLRLVKSRREGTSIYYSPEDKHVLEVLEQTMNHALHE, encoded by the coding sequence ATGCGCAGTCTAGATGAAGAAACACTGTTCGTCGTCTCGCAAACATTCAAAGCGTTGGCTGATCCTACGAGGATTCGAATTTTACACCTGCTTGCAGAAGAAGAATGCTCAGTAAGTACGATTGTTGAGCGATTATCATTGAGCCAGTCAACGGTGTCTCATCAGTTACGATTTTTAAAAAACCTTCGTCTTGTGAAATCGAGAAGAGAGGGGACATCGATCTATTATTCCCCGGAGGATAAACATGTCCTCGAGGTGCTTGAGCAAACAATGAATCACGCGCTTCATGAATAG
- a CDS encoding cation diffusion facilitator family transporter: MAHDHHHTNNKKVLLSALVLISILVIAEVIGGLLTNSLALLADAAHMLSDFFAIGIALIAFKVGERAASKSKTFGYKRFEILAALINAVLLIGISVFVLWNAIQRFQEPPEVAGGGVLVFGSFAIIINLLIAWIMMRGGDVKGNINLKGAFMHVLGDLIGTVGVLISGILILLFNWTIADPIISVVVSLLILTAGFRVAKDSLHVLMEGKPPSISLQKIENRLNEIKNVRSIHDLHLWSITSDFPAFSCHLVVEDGADRDEVLQKSSTMLKEEFHISHASIQIEGDDADCTTRC; encoded by the coding sequence ATGGCTCATGATCACCATCATACCAATAACAAAAAAGTGCTGCTGAGTGCCCTTGTGCTGATTTCGATTCTCGTTATTGCCGAAGTGATTGGTGGTCTGCTTACGAATAGTTTGGCACTCCTTGCAGATGCTGCGCACATGCTGAGTGATTTTTTTGCCATCGGCATTGCATTGATCGCATTTAAGGTCGGTGAACGCGCAGCAAGCAAGAGTAAGACGTTTGGATACAAGCGTTTCGAGATTCTTGCAGCCCTTATCAACGCTGTCCTATTGATCGGGATTTCCGTATTTGTTTTATGGAACGCGATTCAGCGCTTTCAGGAGCCACCTGAAGTCGCGGGCGGCGGGGTATTAGTATTTGGGAGTTTCGCCATTATCATCAACTTACTCATCGCTTGGATTATGATGCGCGGCGGAGATGTAAAAGGAAACATAAATTTAAAAGGCGCGTTTATGCATGTGCTTGGAGATCTCATTGGTACTGTGGGAGTGCTTATTTCTGGAATACTGATTCTATTATTTAACTGGACGATTGCCGACCCCATTATCAGCGTTGTTGTATCCTTGTTAATCTTAACGGCCGGATTTCGCGTCGCGAAGGATTCGTTACACGTCCTCATGGAAGGAAAGCCACCGAGCATTTCCTTGCAAAAGATCGAAAATCGTTTAAACGAGATCAAAAATGTTCGTTCCATCCATGATTTGCATTTGTGGTCCATTACCTCTGATTTTCCGGCATTCAGTTGCCATCTCGTTGTTGAAGATGGCGCAGATCGTGATGAAGTGCTCCAGAAATCCTCCACCATGTTGAAGGAAGAATTTCACATCTCACACGCTTCTATACAAATAGAAGGGGACGACGCGGATTGCACGACAAGGTGCTGA
- the coaBC gene encoding bifunctional phosphopantothenoylcysteine decarboxylase/phosphopantothenate--cysteine ligase CoaBC: MNDRNIILGVTGGIAAFKAAALASKLNQAGANVKVIMTEGAREFITPLTFQALTRERVYIDTFIEEEVDKVAHIDVADWADDVVVAPATADLIGKYANGIADDMLTTTLLATRAPVYIAPAMNVNMFEHPAVVENIRKLEARGVGFIEPGSGYLACGWVGKGRMAEPEDIFAFLDTGPSPSLPYLKGKKILVSAGPTREIIDPVRFLSNRSSGKTGFAIAQAAQTQGAEVTLVTGPVELPTPPGVERIDVTSAKDMLDAITPLYDEVDLVIKTAAVADYTPNETFPHKVKKSDGDLSVNMVRTVDILGELGRRKDQQILVGFAAETNKVSEYAEAKIAEKNLDMIVANNVNEAGIGFASDDNKITIFRRDHESIEYDKQSKEDLAYHLLEELQPLFEGDG; this comes from the coding sequence ATGAACGATAGAAATATTATTCTCGGTGTTACCGGCGGAATTGCGGCGTTTAAAGCGGCCGCGCTTGCTTCAAAATTGAACCAGGCGGGCGCGAATGTAAAAGTCATTATGACCGAGGGCGCGCGTGAATTTATCACCCCGCTTACCTTCCAGGCTTTAACGCGGGAGCGGGTCTATATCGATACGTTTATTGAAGAAGAAGTGGACAAGGTTGCCCATATTGATGTGGCCGATTGGGCGGATGACGTAGTGGTCGCGCCGGCCACGGCCGATCTCATCGGAAAATATGCGAACGGGATCGCCGATGATATGCTCACAACGACGTTACTGGCGACACGGGCGCCTGTCTATATTGCGCCTGCCATGAATGTGAACATGTTTGAACATCCTGCCGTTGTCGAAAATATTCGTAAGTTGGAAGCTCGCGGGGTCGGCTTCATTGAGCCCGGTTCCGGCTATTTGGCTTGTGGTTGGGTAGGCAAGGGGCGCATGGCGGAACCGGAGGATATTTTCGCATTTTTAGATACCGGTCCATCTCCGTCCTTGCCGTATTTAAAAGGAAAAAAAATACTGGTTTCCGCCGGACCGACGCGTGAAATCATCGACCCGGTTCGATTTTTGTCCAATCGCTCTTCCGGGAAAACAGGCTTTGCCATCGCGCAAGCGGCCCAGACGCAAGGGGCGGAAGTGACGCTCGTCACCGGACCGGTGGAATTGCCGACGCCGCCGGGCGTGGAGCGCATTGATGTGACGTCTGCCAAGGACATGTTGGATGCGATTACTCCATTATATGATGAGGTCGACCTTGTTATCAAAACAGCGGCGGTGGCTGATTACACCCCGAATGAGACGTTTCCGCACAAAGTGAAAAAAAGTGACGGCGACTTAAGCGTAAATATGGTCCGAACAGTTGATATCCTCGGTGAGCTCGGCCGTCGTAAGGACCAACAGATCCTCGTCGGTTTCGCTGCCGAGACAAACAAGGTATCTGAATATGCCGAAGCGAAGATTGCCGAGAAAAATCTTGACATGATCGTCGCCAACAATGTCAATGAAGCAGGCATCGGCTTTGCCAGTGATGATAACAAAATCACGATTTTCCGTCGGGACCACGAAAGCATCGAATACGATAAACAGAGCAAAGAGGACCTTGCTTATCATTTGTTGGAAGAGCTCCAACCCCTCTTTGAAGGAGACGGGTGA